In a genomic window of Polycladomyces abyssicola:
- a CDS encoding ABC transporter ATP-binding protein, whose translation MPNESAPVLSVEGLTKTIGSRTIVDHVSFEVRPGEIFGFLGPNGAGKTTTIRMLVGLIRPTAGSIRIASHDLQTDFLRAIRHVGCIVENPEMYPYLTGRENLEIFARMQGDVSAERLEEVVRLVELDHRIDDRVNTYSLGMRQRLGIAQALLGRPSLLILDEPTNGLDPAGIRELRAFVRQLAKTEGISVFISSHILHEVQLMCDRVAIIHQGRLVKTGTVQQLLAGYPRVEWNLRSVAKGEQVLRSLPDVVVLETTEDGGVLTQMPEERISQVNRALLEAGVDVFGIQQKRPTLEDLFLETTEGSHIA comes from the coding sequence ATGCCCAATGAATCTGCGCCCGTCTTGTCAGTCGAGGGTCTCACCAAAACGATCGGTTCGCGTACCATCGTGGATCACGTCTCCTTTGAAGTGCGCCCAGGTGAAATCTTCGGCTTTCTCGGCCCCAACGGCGCGGGGAAAACGACCACGATCCGTATGCTGGTCGGGTTGATCCGGCCCACTGCAGGATCGATCCGCATCGCCAGTCATGATTTGCAAACCGACTTTTTGCGTGCGATCCGCCATGTGGGTTGCATCGTGGAAAATCCGGAGATGTACCCCTACCTGACCGGAAGAGAAAACCTGGAAATTTTCGCCCGTATGCAGGGAGACGTGAGCGCTGAGCGACTCGAGGAAGTCGTTCGGTTGGTGGAGTTGGACCACCGCATCGACGATCGCGTCAACACCTATTCGCTCGGAATGCGGCAACGTCTCGGCATTGCCCAGGCCTTGCTGGGGCGTCCCTCGTTGCTCATTTTGGATGAACCGACCAACGGGCTGGACCCCGCCGGAATCCGGGAGCTGCGGGCGTTTGTTCGGCAATTGGCCAAAACGGAAGGCATCAGTGTGTTCATCTCCAGTCACATTTTGCACGAGGTGCAATTGATGTGCGACCGGGTTGCCATCATCCACCAAGGCCGCTTGGTTAAAACCGGTACCGTCCAGCAATTGTTGGCGGGGTATCCCCGTGTGGAGTGGAACCTGCGTTCTGTTGCAAAAGGCGAACAGGTATTGCGCTCCCTACCCGATGTAGTGGTCTTGGAGACAACGGAAGACGGCGGCGTGTTGACACAGATGCCGGAAGAGCGAATTTCCCAAGTCAACCGTGCCTTGTTGGAAGCGGGAGTGGACGTGTTCGGCATTCAGCAGAAACGACCCACATTGGAAGACTTATTCCTGGAGACGACGGAGGGGAGCCACATTGCGTAA
- a CDS encoding GDSL-type esterase/lipase family protein: MKIKPNPVWFLVSMISCAALLLFAGGFVLGVKEVLSPPDAPAVPATTSKQEPTRVTVGNGLLVGLGDSLTRGTGDLSGKGYIGYVRDALEKQTRHPVGLVNLAVKGQTSTQLAQQTDEPRVRQLVRSASWITFTIGGNDLFRGSGGPERINTDASEQALRLYERNLRHILDNIRKHNPNAPVFVFGLYNPFGDLAGKDQTSRLIWEWNNTLQRVANQYPRVVVVPTFDLFQLNPGRYLYTDHFHPNSDGYRLMAQRLIQVMNPSSGGDTHAQ; this comes from the coding sequence ATGAAAATCAAACCGAATCCCGTATGGTTTTTGGTCAGCATGATCTCCTGTGCAGCCTTGCTTCTCTTTGCCGGTGGATTTGTTCTCGGTGTCAAAGAGGTCTTGTCGCCACCGGATGCACCGGCCGTCCCTGCTACCACAAGCAAACAGGAGCCGACGAGGGTTACTGTCGGCAACGGGCTTCTAGTCGGTTTGGGTGATTCACTGACCAGGGGAACGGGGGATCTCTCCGGTAAAGGTTATATCGGTTACGTACGGGATGCCTTGGAAAAGCAAACACGGCATCCCGTTGGTCTGGTCAATCTGGCGGTCAAAGGTCAGACTTCCACCCAATTGGCTCAACAAACCGATGAACCGCGTGTTCGTCAACTGGTACGTTCCGCCAGCTGGATTACCTTCACCATCGGTGGAAACGACTTGTTCAGGGGAAGCGGCGGTCCGGAGCGCATCAACACGGACGCATCGGAACAAGCCCTCCGCCTATATGAGCGAAATCTGCGGCACATTCTGGACAATATTCGCAAACACAATCCGAACGCTCCCGTTTTCGTGTTCGGTTTGTACAACCCGTTTGGAGACTTGGCGGGCAAAGACCAAACTTCCCGTCTCATCTGGGAGTGGAACAATACACTGCAACGCGTGGCCAATCAGTATCCCCGCGTGGTGGTGGTACCCACGTTCGATCTGTTTCAACTGAATCCCGGTCGATATCTGTATACCGACCATTTCCACCCCAACTCAGACGGTTATCGCTTGATGGCCCAACGGCTGATCCAAGTGATGAATCCGTCAAGCGGAGGTGACACCCATGCCCAATGA
- a CDS encoding LysM peptidoglycan-binding domain-containing protein, with protein MKIHIVQSGETLNDLSTRYGVAIATLKEFNPQLSDGDGLPLGTKVKIPTGRVKVNTTFSKSTAGEKESSSYQDPPPPRPRRPIVPRIPTPIQPPGYPRPFHPGIPPLPYPPYEFYPPVFPNTPDYQTYYPPMFSPYWNTWPSPSSGIPRTSGKPSGLSRTQAVEESPTQPAFEWESAVETAESSSAEY; from the coding sequence ATGAAAATTCATATCGTGCAATCGGGGGAAACACTAAATGACCTGTCGACGCGTTACGGTGTTGCCATTGCCACGTTGAAAGAGTTCAACCCGCAATTAAGTGACGGAGACGGATTGCCACTGGGAACCAAAGTGAAAATACCCACGGGTCGGGTGAAGGTGAACACCACCTTCTCAAAATCGACGGCAGGCGAGAAGGAGTCTTCCTCCTACCAGGATCCTCCTCCCCCTCGCCCCCGTCGTCCCATAGTCCCGCGCATCCCGACACCGATCCAGCCGCCAGGTTATCCGAGGCCCTTTCATCCCGGCATACCGCCCCTACCCTATCCCCCGTATGAGTTCTATCCGCCAGTGTTTCCCAACACACCTGATTACCAGACGTATTATCCACCGATGTTCTCGCCTTATTGGAATACGTGGCCGTCACCCTCATCGGGGATTCCACGTACTTCGGGAAAACCGTCTGGTCTGTCGCGGACGCAAGCCGTAGAGGAATCTCCGACACAACCTGCTTTTGAATGGGAAAGCGCGGTGGAGACGGCGGAAAGTTCATCGGCGGAATATTGA